The following coding sequences lie in one Musa acuminata AAA Group cultivar baxijiao chromosome BXJ1-8, Cavendish_Baxijiao_AAA, whole genome shotgun sequence genomic window:
- the LOC103993247 gene encoding SKP1-like protein 21 isoform X1, whose protein sequence is MSESEKAIIKPEAMKSFIWLQCADGSIQQVEEEVATFCPMIYREIVQTGMGSSKNYAISLPEHVNPAILNFIFDYCRFHQVPGRSNRERKSFDEKFIRMDTKRLCELTSAADSLQLKPLVDLTSRALARMIEGKSPEEIRETFHLPDDLTEVLYQEEKLEPLKNVNDDPRIRLLNRLYAKKRKELKEQQKLKSKEADEEKKEERSVDEILSFINGHEDSKGVKAIKNKKKNRRKKVLSKDTSGDSAKVHRKKEDTFSPSPSQNLEVQGNVEDAFVSNVEFGDGDIDDELDPAVKEELDREVEDFARRLNSDWPERMQEILSLGQDRRLVPNLVNSNGSVQKFAGLDGR, encoded by the exons ATGTCGGAAAGTGAAAAGGCCATTATCAAGCCAGAG GCCATGAAGTCTTTTATCTGGCTGCAATGTGCTGATGGGTCAATTCAGCAAGTTGAAGAGGAGGTGGCAACATTCTGTCCTATGATATACCGAGAGATCGTTCAGACAGGGATGGGATCATCAAAAAACTATGCTATATCTTTACCTGAACATGTCAATCCAGCGATTCTGAACTTTATTTTTGATTATTGCCGGTTTCATCAAGTTCCTGGCCGCTCTAACAGG GAGCGGAAATCTTTTGATGAGAAATTCATCAGAATGGATACAAAACGACTGTGTGAATTGACTTCTGCAGCTGACAGCCTCCAGCTAAAGCCATTGGTTGATCTCACTAGTCGAGCTCTTGCTCGTATGATAGAAGGGAAGTCACCGGAAGAAATTCGTGAGACATTTCATTTGCCAGATGACCTTACAGAA GTCTTATATCAGGAAGAGAAGCTGGAGCCATTGAAAAATGTAAATGATGATCCACGGATTCGGTTACTCAATCGATTATATGCTAAAAAACGTAAAGAACTAAAAGAGCAGCAGAAATTGAAG AGTAAGGAAGCAgatgaagagaagaaagaggagcgTTCTGTTGATGAGATTTTATCTTTTATAAATGGACATGAAG ATTCCAAAGGTGTTAAAGctattaaaaataagaaaaagaatagGAGGAAAAAAGTTCTATCAAAGGATACCTCCGGAGACTCTGCCAAAGTGCACAGGAAG AAGGAAGACACCTTTTCTCCTAGTCCAAGTCAAAATTTGGAAGTGCAAGGCAATGTTGAAGATGCATTTGTATCAAATGTTGAATTTGGAGATGGTGATATCGATGATGAGCTAGATCCCGCTGTGAAGGAAGAACTTGATAG AGAAGTGGAAGATTTTGCCAGAAGATTAAATTCTGATTGGCCTGAAAGAATGCAAGAAATTTTGTCTTTAGGACAAGACAGGAGGCTTGTTCCTAATTTGGTGAATTCGAATGGTTCGGTTCAGAAATTCGCAG GCTTGGATGGAAGATGA
- the LOC135587407 gene encoding U-box domain-containing protein 33-like: MEASQGGVFGCTGSSPSMESVRVGNEIEEASVETPVESEEDKVYVAVAAELEAGLTTLLWAIKNKHGAKAVVIVHVHSPTQMIPMMGGSFLASSLSAVQVSAYRQMERDKMNKRLDEYLAVCLRLKVRAEKLVIENDDVTRGLVELIAQFGITKLVMGAAADKRYSKKMKELKSKTATGVNQQADPSCMIWFVCKGKLIYTREASLHASWAENSPSKTPNQERRLSKPGSSTNPCEEISSHSQRSDNLSVSNTDKEVSNSWSVSLPSDGESEAGSVSLSPVHDSEDLQFSYLHHELEDSDSHSDLFNKLQAVLKEVENLKREAFEESCKYRKAETQLMLSRQKAKASENLYAKEVRYRKEIEEALDREKLEVEKLRNQHAEVLKQLQNAIDENLELGHKLTESICTTRDFEEKISANCHLLHSLQEKCDTLQHERDGAVKEAEELRHKAAWTNAGISWPLSLEFSYLELEQATQNFNNSLMIGKGGFGKVYKGFLRNTTVAIKMLHPTSLQGQDEFNQEVAVLSKVRHPNLVTLIGACSDVLALIYEFLPNGSLEDCLACINSTPPLTWQVRTRIIGEICSALIFLHSNKPHAVVHGDLKPDNILLDSNLVSKLGDFGICRFLIESNTSATPYHKTHPKGTIAYIDPEFLATGELTPQSDVYAFGIIILRLLTGKPAPGIAREVQKALDDGYLHAMVDQSAGNWPFVQAKQLAHLGLRCSDTSRRNRPDLVAEIWRVVEPMMKAASVSVSSVSYNSFSEENYQIPSYFICPIFQEVMSDPLIAADGFTYEAEAIKGWIDSGHETSPMTNLQLPNCELIPNRTLRSAIQEWLQLQQQS; the protein is encoded by the exons ATGGAGGCGAGTCAGGGAGGGGTTTTTGGCTGCACTGGTAGTTCCCCGTCGATGGAGAGCGTACGGGTCGGTAATGAGATAGAGGAGGCGTCGGTGGAGACGCCGGTGGAGTCGGAGGAGGATAAGGTCTATGTCGCGGTGGCTGCGGAGCTGGAGGCCGGACTGACCACTCTTTTGTGGGCTATTAAGAACAAGCACGGTGCCAAAGCCGTCGTTATCGTTCACGTTCATTCGCCAACGCAGATGATACCTATGA TGGGGGGCAGTTTTCTTGCAAGCTCACTAAGTGCAGTGCAAGTCAGTGCTTATAGGCAGATGGAGAGGGATAAGATGAACAAAAGATTGGATGAATACCTTGCTGTGTGCTTGCGACTGAAG GTAAGAGCTGAGAAGCTAGTAATCGAGAATGATGATGTGACAAGAGGGCTTGTGGAGCTTATTGCACAGTTTGGCATCACTAAGCTTGTCATGGGAGCAGCAGCAGATAAGCGATATTCAAA GAAGATGAAAGAGCTCAAGTCCAAGACTGCAACCGGTGTGAATCAACAAGCTGATCCATCATGCATGATATGGTTTGTTTGCAAAGGGAAGCTGATATACACCAG AGAAGCCAGTCTACATGCTTCTTGGGCAGAAAATTCACCATCCAAGACACCTAATCAGGAAAGAAGATTAAGCAAACCGGGAAGTTCAACCAATCCCTGCGAAGAGATTTCTAGCCATTCTCAGAGATCAGATAATTTGTCAGTATCAAATACCGACAAAGAGGTTAGCAATTCTTGGTCAGTTTCATTGCCCAGTGACGGAGAATCTGAAGCTGGATCAGTGAGTTTATCTCCAGTGCATGATTCTGAGGATCTGCAGTTTTCATATCTGCATCATGAGCTG GAAGATTCCGACTCACATTctgatttatttaataaacttcaaGCTGTCCTCAAGGAGGTGGAGAATTTGAAGCGTGAAGCTTTTGAAGAGTCCTGCAAATATAGAAAAGCTGAAACACAATTAATGTTGTCTCGACAAAAG GCTAAAGCATCAGAGAACCTGTATGCCAAAGAGGTGAGATACAGAAAAGAAATTGAGGAAGCACTTGATAGAGAAAAACTAGAAgtggaaaaactcagaaaccaacATGCTGAAGTCTTAAAACAGCTCCAGAATGCAATTGATGAGAATCTGGAATTGGGACACAAGCTCACTGAATCGATTTGTACCACCAGAGATTTTGAAGAGAAAATCTCAGCTAACTGCCACCTCCTCCACTCGCTCCAGGAAAAATGTGATACATTGCAGCACGAACGAGATGGTGCAGTTAAAGAAGCTGAAGAGCTACGCCATAAGGCAGCGTGGACAAATGCTGGCATTTCTTGGCCTTTAAGCTTGGAATTTTCCTACTTGGAGCTGGAACAAGCAACTCAAAATTTCAACAATTCTTTAATGATCGGCAAAGGTGGATTTGGAAAAGTCTATAAAGGTTTTCTCCGCAACACCACTGTGGCTATAAAAATGTTGCATCCAACAAGTTTGCAAGGCCAAGATGAGTTCAACCAGGAG GTTGCTGTTCTCAGCAAGGTGAGGCATCCAAACCTTGTGACACTGATCGGAGCATGCTCTGATGTCTTAGCTCTCATATACGAGTTCCTTCCCAATGGAAGCCTAGAAGACTGTCTTGCCTGTATAAACAGCACTCCACCCCTCACATGGCAGGTTCGCACCCGTATTATTGGTGAAATATGCTCTGCACTAATCTTCCTTCACTCGAACAAGCCACATGCTGTGGTGCATGGTGATCTTAAGCCTGATAACATCCTTCTTGACTCTAACCTGGTGTCCAAGCTTGGTGACTTCGGCATCTGCAGGTTCCTAATTGAGTCCAACACCTCCGCGACCCCCTACCACAAGACACATCCAAAAGGCACAATTGCGTACATTGACCCAGAATTCCTTGCTACTGGGGAACTTACACCACAGTCTGACGTTTACGCTTTCGGGATCATAATCCTACGGCTGTTGACAGGAAAACCTGCCCCGGGCATTGCTAGGGAAGTGCAAAAAGCCTTGGACGATGGATATTTGCATGCTATGGTTGATCAGTCTGCAGGGAACTGGCCATTTGTGCAGGCCAAGCAATTGGCACATTTGGGGCTaagatgctctgataccagtagGAGGAACCGTCCAGATCTTGTGGCAGAGATTTGGAGGGTGGTGGAGCCCATGATGAAGGCTGCTTCAGTGTCTGTTTCATCGGTCTCCTATAATTCATTCTCCGAGGAAAATTACCAAATTCCTTCTTATTTCATCTGCCCAATTTTTCAG GAGGTGATGAGTGATCCACTCATAGCGGCAGATGGCTTTACATATGAAGCTGAGGCTATAAAGGGCTGGATCGATAGCGGGCATGAAACTTCACCCATGACAAACTTACAACTTCCTAACTGTGAGCTTATACCAAATCGAACCCTTCGTTCCGCCATCCAGGAATGGCTTCAGCTGCAGCAGCAGTCATGA
- the LOC103993247 gene encoding SKP1-like protein 21 isoform X2 codes for MSESEKAIIKPEAMKSFIWLQCADGSIQQVEEEVATFCPMIYREIVQTGMGSSKNYAISLPEHVNPAILNFIFDYCRFHQVPGRSNRERKSFDEKFIRMDTKRLCELTSAADSLQLKPLVDLTSRALARMIEGKSPEEIRETFHLPDDLTEEEKLEPLKNVNDDPRIRLLNRLYAKKRKELKEQQKLKSKEADEEKKEERSVDEILSFINGHEDSKGVKAIKNKKKNRRKKVLSKDTSGDSAKVHRKKEDTFSPSPSQNLEVQGNVEDAFVSNVEFGDGDIDDELDPAVKEELDREVEDFARRLNSDWPERMQEILSLGQDRRLVPNLVNSNGSVQKFAGLDGR; via the exons ATGTCGGAAAGTGAAAAGGCCATTATCAAGCCAGAG GCCATGAAGTCTTTTATCTGGCTGCAATGTGCTGATGGGTCAATTCAGCAAGTTGAAGAGGAGGTGGCAACATTCTGTCCTATGATATACCGAGAGATCGTTCAGACAGGGATGGGATCATCAAAAAACTATGCTATATCTTTACCTGAACATGTCAATCCAGCGATTCTGAACTTTATTTTTGATTATTGCCGGTTTCATCAAGTTCCTGGCCGCTCTAACAGG GAGCGGAAATCTTTTGATGAGAAATTCATCAGAATGGATACAAAACGACTGTGTGAATTGACTTCTGCAGCTGACAGCCTCCAGCTAAAGCCATTGGTTGATCTCACTAGTCGAGCTCTTGCTCGTATGATAGAAGGGAAGTCACCGGAAGAAATTCGTGAGACATTTCATTTGCCAGATGACCTTACAGAA GAAGAGAAGCTGGAGCCATTGAAAAATGTAAATGATGATCCACGGATTCGGTTACTCAATCGATTATATGCTAAAAAACGTAAAGAACTAAAAGAGCAGCAGAAATTGAAG AGTAAGGAAGCAgatgaagagaagaaagaggagcgTTCTGTTGATGAGATTTTATCTTTTATAAATGGACATGAAG ATTCCAAAGGTGTTAAAGctattaaaaataagaaaaagaatagGAGGAAAAAAGTTCTATCAAAGGATACCTCCGGAGACTCTGCCAAAGTGCACAGGAAG AAGGAAGACACCTTTTCTCCTAGTCCAAGTCAAAATTTGGAAGTGCAAGGCAATGTTGAAGATGCATTTGTATCAAATGTTGAATTTGGAGATGGTGATATCGATGATGAGCTAGATCCCGCTGTGAAGGAAGAACTTGATAG AGAAGTGGAAGATTTTGCCAGAAGATTAAATTCTGATTGGCCTGAAAGAATGCAAGAAATTTTGTCTTTAGGACAAGACAGGAGGCTTGTTCCTAATTTGGTGAATTCGAATGGTTCGGTTCAGAAATTCGCAG GCTTGGATGGAAGATGA